One region of Vitis vinifera cultivar Pinot Noir 40024 chromosome 1, ASM3070453v1 genomic DNA includes:
- the LOC100264433 gene encoding protein argonaute 7, giving the protein MEETDKSNANKKCTPKGRSFSGRTNPNDHQLFQYSNPFRFSNQNQYRSYSALLPPPPPIPLQPTATPPLPQNQNFRSKAHLQKPSWKHDNPPRATSSDTQVSLLTVSTAPEDTERRASFSPRGENGRKVMAATQAMVTARRPDSGGIEGPVISLLANHFLVQFDSSQRIFHYDVEISPNPSKEVARMIKRKLVEEKSVELSGALPAFDGRKNLYSPVEFQNDRLELFIGLPIPTSKSLSPSGEIKDAFQEKHPQIKLFRINIKLVSKFDGKELNSYLSKEGDDWIPLPQDYLHALDIVLRESPTEKCVPVGRSLYSSSMGGTKEIGGGAVGLRGFFQSLRPTQQGLALNVDFSVTAFHESIGIIPYLQKRVEFLRDLSQRKTRGLTGEERKEVEKALKNIRVFVCHRETVQRYRVHSLTEETTENLWFKDRDGKILRLVNYFKDHYSYDIQFRNLPCLQITSSKPCYLPMELCMICEGQKFLGKLSDDQTARILKMGCQRPRERKAIIDGVMRGAVGPTSGSQEREFKLDVSREMTRLNGRVLEPPKLKLGDGGHVRDLIPSRHDRQWNLLDSHVFEGTHIERWALISFGGTPDQKSNIPRFIIQLSQRCEQLGILLNKNTIMSPQFEPIQVLNNVSLLESKLKKIHRTALNNLQLLMCIMERKHKGYADLKRIAETSIGVVSQCCLYQNLGKLSSQFLANLALKINAKVGGCTVALYNSLPSQIPRLLRPDEPVIFMGADVTHPHPLDDFSPSIAAVVGSMNWPSANKYVSRMRSQTHRQEIIQDLGAMVGEILDDFYQQVSQLPKRIIFFRDGVSETQFYKVLQEELQAIRVACSRFPSYRPPITFAVVQKRHHTRLFPNESNPSSIGNQFSDDNIPPGTVVDAVITHPREFDFYLCSHWGVKGTSRPTHYHVLWDDNHFTSDELQKLVYNLCYTFVRCTKPVSLVPPAYYAHLAAYRGRLYLERSEFTALARSTSALSRAAPPKTAPLPKLSENVKKLMFYC; this is encoded by the exons ATGGAAGAAACAGATAAGTCCAATGCTAACAAGAAATGCACTCCCAAAGGCAGGAGTTTCAGTGGAAGGACCAACCCTAATGATCATCAGTTGTTTCAATACTCAAATCCTTTTAGGTTCTCTAACCAGAACCAGTACCGGAGCTACTCAGCTCTTCTTCCTCCGCCTCCTCCCATACCTCTGCAACCCACTGCAACTCCACCTCTGCCTCAAAACCAGAACTTTAGATCAAAAGCCCATTTGCAGAAACCTTCATGGAAGCATGACAACCCCCCTCGTGCCACCTCGTCGGATACCCAGGTCTCACTACTCACAGTATCAACAG CACCAGAGGACACCGAGCGGCGAGCCAGTTTCTCCCCCAGAGGAGAAAATGGAAGGAAGGTCATGGCTGCCACACAAGCAATGGTGACTGCAAGAAGACCAGATTCTGGTGGAATAGAAGGGCCAGTTATATCTCTTCTTGCAAACCATTTTCTTGTCCAGTTTGATTCTTCGCAGAGAATATTCCATTATGATGTTGAGATCTCTCCAAATCCTTCTAAGGAAGTGGCTCGAATGATCAAGAGAAAACTAGTCGAGGAGAAGTCTGTTGAGCTCTCTGGTGCTCTTCCTGCCTTTGATGGGCGAAAGAATCTCTACAGCCCAGTCGAATTCCAAAATGACAGGCTTGAACTATTTATTGGTCTTCCCATTCCCACTAGCAAGTCATTGTCACCGTCAGGGGAAATAAAGGACGCCTTCCAAGAAAAGCATCCACAGATTAAGCTCTTCCGCATAAACATCAAACTTGTATCAAAATTTGATGGGAAGGAATTGAATAGCTACTTGAGCAAAGAGGGAGATGATTGGATTCCACTTCCTCAGGATTATCTTCATGCTCTAGATATTGTTTTGAGGGAGAGCCCAACTGAGAAGTGTGTGCCTGTGGGTAGATCACTGTACTCGAGTTCAATGGGAGGGACTAAAGAAATTGGAGGAGGGGCGGTTGGATTAAGAGGGTTCTTTCAGAGTCTTAGACCAACCCAGCAAGGACTTGCTCTCAATGTGGATTTTTCAGTGACCGCATTCCATGAGAGCATAGGAATAATACCCTACTTGCAGAAGCGTGTTGAGTTTCTTCGAGACCTTTCCCAGAGGAAGACAAGAGGTTTGACGGGCGAAGAAAGGAAAGAAGTGGAGAAGGCATTGAAGAATATCAGGGTCTTCGTATGTCATAGAGAAACTGTTCAGAGATATCGGGTGCATAGCTTAACGGAGGAAACTACGGAAAATCTCTGGTTCAAAGACAGGGATGGGAAGATTCTGAGGCTGGTGAATTACTTCAAGGATCACTATAGCTACGATATACAGTTCAGGAATTTACCATGCTTGCAGATTACAAGTAGCAAACCATGCTATCTTCCTATGGAGCTTTGTATGATCTGTGAAGGCCAAAAATTTCTTGGGAAGCTATCTGATGATCAAACTGCAAGAATACTTAAAATGGGCTGCCAGAGACCAAGAGAACGAAAAGCCATTATTGATGGGGTCATGAGAGGAGCGGTTGGGCCAACGAG TGGCAGCCAGGAAAGAGAATTCAAACTTGATGTTTCAAGAGAAATGACACGATTGAATGGGAGAGTTCTGGAACCTCCTAAGCTAAAACTTGGTGACGGTGGGCATGTAAGAGATCTAATTCCTTCCCGTCATGATCGGCAGTGGAACCTTTTGGACAGTCATGTGTTTGAAGGGACTCACATAGAAAGGTGGGCACTGATTAGCTTTGGTGGCACTCCAGATCAGAAATCTAATATTCCCAGATTCATAATCCAGCTATCTCAAAGGTGTGAACAATTGGGCATCCTTCTTAACAAAAACACCATCATGAGCCCCCAGTTTGAACCAATCCAAGTTCTCAACAATGTCTCCCTTTTGGAATCTAAACTCAAGAAAATCCACAGAACTGCATTGAATAATCTCCAGCTTCTTATGTGCATAATGGAGAGAAAGCACAAAGGGTATGCAGATTTGAAGCGAATTGCTGAGACCAGCATTGGGGTTGTAAGTCAGTGCTGCTTGTACCAAAATCTTGGGAAGTTGAGTTCACAGTTCCTGGCAAACCTGGCTCTCAAGATCAATGCCAAAGTCGGAGGATGCACTGTTGCCTTGTACAATTCATTACCTTCCCAGATCCCGCGCCTCCTTCGCCCCGATGAGCCAGTCATCTTCATGGGTGCTGATGTGACTCATCCTCATCCGCTTGATGATTTCAGCCCCTCTATTGCAGCCGTGGTTGGGAGCATGAACTGGCCATCAGCTAACAAGTATGTTTCAAGAATGAGGTCCCAGACCCATCGTCAAGAAATTATCCAGGATCTTGGTGCTATGGTCGGAGAAATACTGGATGATTTTTATCAGCAAGTTTCCCAACTCCCCAAGAGGATAATTTTTTTCAGGGATGGAGTCAGCGAAACCCAGTTCTATAAGGTGCTCCAAGAGGAGTTGCAAGCGATAAGAGTGGCTTGCTCTAGATTTCCCAGTTACAGACCTCCCATTACTTTTGCAGTGGTTCAGAAGAGGCACCACACGAGATTGTTTCCGAATGAAAGCAATCCATCTTCCATTGGAAACCAGTTCTCGGACGACAACATCCCCCCAGGGACAGTTGTTGATGCTGTGATTACTCACCCAAGGGAATTTGATTTCTATCTTTGTAGCCATTGGGGTGTGAAGGGAACAAGCCGACCAACCCATTATCATGTCTTATGGGATGACAACCATTTCACTTCTGATGAACTCCAGAAGCTGGTTTACAATCTATGCTACACATTTGTGAGATGTACCAAACCGGTTTCGTTGGTGCCCCCAGCTTACTACGCCCACCTGGCTGCATACCGAGGCAGACTATACCTGGAGCGTTCAGAATTCACAGCATTGGCTAGAAGCACTAGCGCACTCTCCCGAGCAGCCCCTCCTAAGACAGCTCCTCTGCCCAAACTTAGCGAGAATGTTAAGAAACTGATGTTCTATTGCTGA